From one Liolophura sinensis isolate JHLJ2023 chromosome 10, CUHK_Ljap_v2, whole genome shotgun sequence genomic stretch:
- the LOC135476239 gene encoding dynein light chain 2, cytoplasmic-like: MADRKAVIKNADMSEDMQQEVVDCTTQAMEKYNIEKDIAAYIKKEFDKKYNPTWHCIVGRNFGSYVTHETKHFIYFYMGQVAVLLFKSG; this comes from the coding sequence ATGGCAGACCGCAAAGCTGTGATCAAGAACGCTGATATGTCCGAAGATATGCAACAAGAAGTTGTGGATTGTACCACTCAGGCCATGGAAAAATACAACATTGAGAAAGACATTGCCGCTTACATCAAGAAGGAATTCGACAAAAAGTACAACCCCACGTGGCATTGCATTGTGGGTCGAAATTTTGGCAGTTACGTCACGCACGAGACGAAACATTTCATCTACTTCTATATGGGACAAGTGGCGGTGCTGCTCTTCAAATCTGGAtga
- the LOC135476231 gene encoding dynein light chain 2, cytoplasmic-like: MTDRKAVIKNADMAEDMQQDAVDCTTQAMEKYNIEKDIAAYIKKEFDKKYNPTWHCIVGRNFGSYVTHETKHFIYFYMGQVAVLLFKSG; this comes from the coding sequence ATGACAGACCGCAAAGCTGTGATCAAGAATGCCGATATGGCAGAGGACATGCAGCAGGACGCTGTGGACTGCACAACTCAGGCCATGGAAAAATACAACATTGAGAAAGACATTGCCGCTTACATCAAGAAGGAATTCGACAAAAAGTACAACCCCACGTGGCATTGCATTGTGGGTCGTAACTTTGGCAGTTACGTCACGCACGAGACGAAACATTTCATCTACTTCTACATGGGACAAGTGGCGGTGCTGCTCTTCAAATCCGGATAA
- the LOC135476230 gene encoding dynein light chain 2, cytoplasmic-like has protein sequence MSERKAVIKNADMAEDMQQDAVDCATQAMEKYNIEKDIAAYIKKEFDKKYNPTWHCIVGRNFGSYVTHETKHFIYFYMGQVAVLLFKSG, from the coding sequence ATGTCAGAGCGCAAAGCCGTGATCAAGAATGCCGATATGGCAGAGGACATGCAGCAGGATGCTGTAGATTGTGCCACTCAGGCCATGGAAAAATACAACATTGAGAAAGACATCGCCGCTTACATCAAGAAGGAATTCGACAAAAAGTACAACCCAACGTGGCATTGCATTGTGGGTCGTAACTTTGGCAGTTACGTCACGCACGAGACGAAACATTTCATCTACTTCTACATGGGACAAGTGGCGGTGCTGCTCTTCAAATCTGGATAA